One region of Qipengyuania sp. SS22 genomic DNA includes:
- the lgt gene encoding prolipoprotein diacylglyceryl transferase, whose translation MLSLLAASGVAEPIYWENLGLRPYLFEIGGFQLRFYSLAYLLGILFGYWHLSKMIKAPGAPMAQRHADDLFFYCTLGVILGGRLGYAAFYKPELFASADVFKLWEGGMSFHGGVIGVLVAITWVAWRGGLNWLRITDYIAVNVPLAYMLGRLANFVNGELYGRPVEGGFPLAMIFPTDPDQLPRHPSQLYQAGFEGLLLGLLLLAMFWKTPARYRPGFLVGIFTIGMGLGRFLMEFFREPDAHLAYVVVETGLSRGQWLSLPMIGVGLAVLAYALLRPAIGSAKASPSTQA comes from the coding sequence TTGCTGTCACTACTGGCTGCATCGGGCGTTGCAGAGCCGATCTACTGGGAGAATCTGGGGCTGCGGCCCTATCTCTTCGAGATCGGCGGCTTCCAGCTGCGCTTCTACTCGCTCGCCTACCTGCTGGGCATCCTTTTCGGCTATTGGCACCTGTCGAAAATGATCAAGGCACCCGGTGCCCCGATGGCGCAGCGCCATGCGGACGATCTGTTCTTCTACTGCACGCTCGGGGTGATTCTCGGCGGGCGGCTCGGCTATGCGGCGTTCTACAAGCCCGAGCTGTTCGCAAGCGCCGATGTATTCAAGCTGTGGGAAGGCGGGATGAGCTTCCACGGCGGGGTTATCGGCGTGCTCGTCGCGATCACCTGGGTCGCCTGGCGGGGCGGGCTCAACTGGCTCCGCATTACCGATTATATCGCGGTCAACGTCCCGCTTGCCTACATGCTCGGGCGGCTGGCGAATTTCGTCAATGGCGAGCTTTACGGGCGCCCGGTCGAAGGCGGGTTCCCGCTGGCGATGATTTTTCCGACCGATCCGGACCAGCTGCCGCGGCACCCCAGCCAGCTTTACCAAGCCGGTTTCGAAGGCCTGCTGCTCGGCCTGTTGCTGCTGGCGATGTTCTGGAAGACGCCGGCGCGCTATCGCCCGGGCTTCCTCGTCGGCATCTTCACCATCGGCATGGGGCTGGGCCGGTTCCTGATGGAGTTCTTCCGCGAACCCGATGCGCATCTGGCGTATGTGGTGGTCGAAACCGGCCTTTCGCGTGGCCAGTGGCTGAGCCTGCCGATGATCGGTGTCGGGCTGGCAGTGCTGGCCTATGCGCTGCTGCGCCCCGCCATCGGTAGCGCCAAGGCTTCCCCGTCGACGCAGGCATGA
- a CDS encoding class I adenylate-forming enzyme family protein, producing the protein MPTQLDKDIDRITRAVTEPGQMFELTEVTRRGVTMPAFKNAPPSVAHYFAHFCNEKKDELFIVDGEMRLTFGEVWGAASHVAHSLATEHGIAKGDRVGIAARNSANWIIAYMGVLMAGGCATLLNGWWTGEELAYGIDLCECKLVLADAQRAERLDGVKHGAKVVVFGHGVPSEGLAPVWAAGNTAMTMLGQLGPDDLATILYTSGSTGHPKGAYSDHLGVVSGTMNYVCQTAMMLQLLTENDAAPTVQPSALVAVPLFHVTGEVPLLLQSFAMGRKLVLMPKWDATNALELLEKEQITYFVGVPLMSYEIAVHPEREKYDLSQCKTFAGGGAARPIEHVKKIREAFKDGFPALGYGLTETNGVGAGNLNENYLAKPNSTGMPSRPLVDMAILDDDGKALEQGKIGEVSIRSVCNFLGYWKNEDATKAAYSDDAYFRTGDLGYLDEDNYLFIVDRKKDIIIRGGENISCIEVEEAIYAHPAVAECTVFGLPDERFGEIPAAVYYPHPGQTLSGEELQGFLREHIAAFKVPSVIWQSEEQLPRLGTQKVDKRTVKATYAKEHLAA; encoded by the coding sequence ATGCCGACACAACTCGACAAGGATATCGACCGGATCACCAGGGCAGTGACCGAACCCGGTCAGATGTTCGAGCTGACCGAAGTCACCCGCCGCGGCGTCACCATGCCCGCGTTCAAGAATGCGCCGCCCAGCGTGGCGCATTACTTCGCGCATTTCTGCAACGAGAAGAAGGACGAGCTGTTCATCGTCGATGGCGAGATGCGGCTGACCTTCGGCGAGGTGTGGGGCGCAGCTTCGCATGTCGCGCATAGCCTCGCCACCGAGCACGGAATCGCCAAGGGCGACCGGGTCGGCATTGCGGCGCGCAATTCGGCCAACTGGATCATCGCCTATATGGGCGTCTTGATGGCCGGTGGATGCGCCACGTTGCTAAATGGTTGGTGGACCGGCGAGGAACTCGCCTACGGAATCGATCTGTGCGAGTGCAAGCTGGTGCTCGCCGATGCACAGCGTGCCGAACGGCTCGATGGGGTCAAGCATGGCGCGAAGGTCGTCGTGTTCGGCCACGGCGTTCCGTCCGAAGGACTCGCCCCCGTCTGGGCGGCGGGCAATACCGCGATGACCATGCTCGGCCAGCTCGGTCCCGACGATCTTGCCACCATCCTCTATACCTCGGGATCGACCGGCCATCCCAAGGGCGCCTACTCGGATCATCTCGGCGTTGTGTCGGGTACGATGAACTACGTCTGCCAGACGGCGATGATGCTCCAACTGCTGACCGAGAACGACGCTGCGCCGACGGTCCAGCCCAGCGCGCTGGTGGCGGTGCCGCTGTTCCATGTGACCGGCGAGGTGCCGCTGCTGCTGCAGAGCTTCGCCATGGGGCGCAAGCTGGTGCTGATGCCCAAATGGGACGCGACCAACGCGCTCGAACTGCTCGAGAAGGAACAGATCACCTATTTCGTCGGCGTGCCGCTGATGAGCTACGAAATTGCGGTTCATCCCGAGCGCGAGAAATACGATCTGTCGCAGTGCAAGACCTTTGCCGGTGGCGGCGCGGCGCGACCGATCGAACACGTCAAGAAGATCAGGGAGGCGTTCAAGGACGGCTTCCCCGCGCTTGGCTATGGCCTGACTGAAACAAATGGGGTCGGCGCGGGCAATTTGAACGAGAACTATCTCGCCAAGCCGAACAGCACCGGCATGCCCTCGCGGCCGCTGGTCGACATGGCCATCCTCGACGATGACGGGAAAGCGCTGGAGCAAGGCAAGATCGGCGAGGTTTCGATCCGCTCGGTGTGCAATTTCCTCGGCTATTGGAAGAACGAGGACGCGACCAAGGCCGCCTATTCGGACGACGCTTATTTCCGCACCGGCGATCTCGGCTATCTCGACGAGGACAATTACCTGTTCATCGTCGACCGCAAGAAGGACATCATCATCCGCGGCGGCGAGAATATCAGCTGCATCGAGGTGGAAGAGGCGATCTACGCGCATCCCGCAGTGGCCGAATGCACTGTCTTCGGCCTGCCCGACGAACGGTTCGGCGAGATCCCGGCGGCAGTCTATTACCCGCATCCGGGGCAGACCCTGTCGGGCGAGGAACTGCAGGGCTTCC
- a CDS encoding class I SAM-dependent methyltransferase, translating into MTDLGEPALAAVFRRLIAQHGPMPVARYMGESNARYYTSRDPLGAAGDFITAPEISQMFGEMAGLWLADIWARAGRPADAIYVELGPGRGTLAKDALRAMASQGLRPEVHLVEGSAALRKLQGSALAGAQFHDSLDSLPDDRPILLLANEFLDALPVRQLVMTAKGWRERMVGLEEDRFAFVAGPNPMDEAVPEAQRAAVAETVIETCPAAAALVQSLAQRLDVQGGAALFIDYGHLAPRHGSTLQAVQAHEKVDVFAAPGEMDLTAHVDFATLDRIARRAGVASSLTTQGAWLSAMGIGLRAQGLAAASPERSHEIQVAHDRLVQPQAMGELFKCMALSARDWPRGAGFPEGQRRTSSS; encoded by the coding sequence ATGACCGATCTGGGCGAGCCCGCGCTGGCGGCGGTCTTCCGCCGCCTGATCGCCCAGCATGGGCCGATGCCTGTTGCGCGCTACATGGGCGAGAGCAATGCGCGCTATTACACCAGCCGCGACCCGCTCGGCGCGGCGGGCGATTTCATCACCGCGCCCGAGATCAGCCAGATGTTCGGTGAAATGGCGGGGCTGTGGCTGGCGGATATCTGGGCGCGGGCGGGTCGCCCGGCGGATGCGATCTATGTCGAGCTCGGCCCGGGCCGGGGGACGCTGGCCAAAGACGCGCTACGCGCGATGGCCAGTCAGGGACTGCGTCCCGAAGTACACCTCGTCGAAGGGTCCGCCGCCTTGCGCAAACTGCAGGGCAGTGCGCTCGCCGGCGCGCAGTTCCACGATTCGCTCGACAGCCTGCCCGACGATCGCCCGATCCTGCTGCTTGCCAATGAATTTCTCGATGCGCTGCCGGTCCGCCAGCTGGTGATGACCGCGAAAGGCTGGCGCGAACGCATGGTGGGGCTGGAGGAGGATCGATTCGCCTTCGTCGCCGGACCCAACCCGATGGACGAGGCAGTGCCCGAGGCGCAGCGCGCCGCAGTGGCCGAAACGGTGATCGAAACCTGCCCTGCCGCTGCCGCGCTGGTCCAGTCGCTCGCGCAGCGGCTCGATGTGCAGGGCGGCGCGGCGCTGTTCATCGATTATGGCCATTTGGCCCCGCGCCATGGCTCGACGTTGCAGGCAGTGCAGGCGCATGAGAAAGTCGATGTGTTCGCCGCGCCCGGCGAGATGGATCTCACCGCGCATGTCGATTTCGCCACGCTCGACAGGATCGCGCGGCGCGCAGGCGTGGCGAGTTCGCTGACCACGCAGGGCGCTTGGCTCAGCGCGATGGGCATCGGCCTACGCGCACAGGGGTTGGCGGCTGCCTCGCCCGAGCGTTCGCATGAAATTCAGGTCGCGCACGACCGGCTGGTTCAGCCGCAGGCCATGGGCGAATTGTTCAAATGCATGGCCCTGTCTGCCCGCGACTGGCCGCGCGGCGCAGGCTTTCCCGAAGGCCAGCGGAGGACATCGTCATCATGA